One genomic segment of Ictalurus punctatus breed USDA103 chromosome 12, Coco_2.0, whole genome shotgun sequence includes these proteins:
- the tent5bb gene encoding terminal nucleotidyltransferase 5Bb codes for MTSREDTQEQSRRFCVLSWEQVQRLDSILGESVPIHGRGNFPTLSISPRQIVQVVRARLGDRGVAVRDVKLNGSAASYVLYKDTGLGYKDLDLIFGLSLSDDRTFDVVKEVVLASLLDFLPAGVNHERLSALALKEAYVQKLVKVRTDTDCWSLISLSNNTGKNVELKFVDKLRRQFEFSVDSFQIGLDSLLLFDRCSEAPMSESFHPTVLGESMYGDFEEALEHLRSKTIATHSPEEIRGGGLLKYCHLLVRGFRPASEEHMKTLQRYMCSRFFIDFPDVGEQRRKLEAYLQNHFTGMEHKRYKCLVTLRNVVDESTVCLMGHERRQTLALISALALRTLTEQNAIPALSNVTCYYQPAPYVHDGNFSNYYVAHVHSPANIYRTWLPCS; via the exons ATGACATCGCGCGAGGACACACAAGAGCAGAGTCGGCGCTTTTGCGTCTTGTCGTGGGAGCAGGTGCAGCGTTTGGACTCCATCCTCGGGGAAAGTGTTCCCATCCACGGCCGCGGCAATTTCCCAACCCTCTCCATTTCCCCACGCCAGATCGTGCAG GTGGTAAGGGCCAGACTGGGGGATCGAGGTGTGGCAGTCCGTGATGTGAAGCTTAATGGTTCTGCTGCAAGCTACGTGCTTTACAAGGACACAGGCTTAGGCTACAAGGACCTGGATCTGATCTTTGGCCTAAGTTTGAGTGATGACAGGACGTTTGATGTGGTAAAGGAAGTGGTTCTGGCCAGCCTGCTGGACTTCCTGCCAGCTGGAGTGAACCACGAGCGCCTCAGCGCCCTTGCCCTCAAAGAGGCATATGTGCAGAAGCTGGTTAAAGTGCGCACTGACACAGATTGCTGGAGCCTCATCTCTCTTTCCAACAATACAGGCAAGAATGTAGAGTTAAAGTTTGTTGACAAACTTCGGCGCCAGTTTGAGTTCAGCGTTGACTCATTTCAAATCGGTCTTGACTCGCTGCTGCTGTTTGACCGGTGCTCTGAGGCACCCATGTCTGAGAGCTTTCACCCAACTGTGCTTGGCGAGAGCATGTACGGTGACTTTGAGGAAGCTCTGGAACACCTGCGGTCCAAGACTATTGCTACACACAGTCCCGAGGAGATCCGTGGCGGCGGTTTGCTGAAATACTGCCACCTGCTGGTGCGTGGATTCCGGCCAGCGTCAGAGGAGCACATGAAAACGCTACAACGCTACATGTGCTCGCGCTTCTTCATTGACTTCCCAGATGTGGGTGAGCAACGACGAAAACTTGAGGCATACCTTCAGAACCACTTTACTGGCATGGAACACAAACGCTACAAGTGCCTGGTGACTTTACGGAATGTTGTAGATGAAAGCACCGTATGCCTAATGGGTCATGAGCGGCGACAGACCCTGGCGCTCATCTCGGCACTGGCGCTGCGCACGCTCACCGAACAGAATGCCATCCCTGCTCTCTCTAACGTCACCTGCTACTACCAACCGGCACCGTATGTGCATGACGGGAACTTTAGCAATTACTACGTGGCTCATGTGCACTCTCCTGCAAATATATACCGGACATGGCTACCCTGCAGCTGA